The proteins below are encoded in one region of Drosophila santomea strain STO CAGO 1482 chromosome 3R, Prin_Dsan_1.1, whole genome shotgun sequence:
- the LOC120450796 gene encoding hematopoietic lineage cell-specific protein, producing the protein MWKASAGHQIQATSAASAEDDDWETDPDFVNDVSEQEQRWGSKTIDGSGRTAGTIDMDKLREETEQADLDKKKQLLKDQNAGYGYGGKFGVEKDRMDKSAVGHDYQGKVGKHASQKDYSDGFGGKFGVQEDRKDKSAVGWDHVEKVEKHASQKDYATGFGGKFGVQSDRVDKSAVGWDHIEKVEKHESQKDYSKGFGGKFGVQEDRKDKSAVGWDHKEAPQKHASQVDHKVKPVIEGAKPSNLRAKFENLAKNSEEESRKRAEEQKRLREAKDKRDREEAAKKTVAENTPRSSTEVTPPKGSRAAIQTGRTGGIGNAISAFNQMQSPVSETPPARKEPIVIPKAQPVKVEAKEEPTAAATPAVAAPAPEVVPAREPETPPVVKAAAPPPDVVPQIEVETVATPPSSEPQSPVNVPTPQPEVQAQVQPEPQPQADLEPVVEEEPLYQNQAEIKAVSPLPPTNGSASEAAAPSSGATVPEEAIYANSDNLADYLEDTGIHAIALYDYQAADDDEISFDPDDVITHIEKIDDGWWRGLCKNRYGLFPANYVQVVGQNS; encoded by the exons ATGTGGAAGGCAAGTGCCGGTCACCAGATTCAGGCCACCAGTGCCGCCTCCGCGGAGGACGACGACTGGGAGACGGATCCGGACTTCGTGAACGATGTCAGCGAGCAGGAGCAGCGCTGGGGATCAAAGACTATCGACGGCAGCGGTCGCACAGCAGGCACCATCGA CATGGACAAGCTGCGCGAGGAGACGGAACAGGCCGATCTGGACAAGAAGAAGCAGCTGCTAAAGGATCAGAACGCCGGATACGGATACGGCGGAAAGTTTGGCGTTGAGAAGGACCGTATGGACAAGTCGGCTGTGGGTCATGACTACCAGGGCAAGGTGGGCAAGCACGCCTCGCAGAAGGACTACAGCGATGGATTTGGGGGAAAGTTCGGTGTGCAGGAGGATCGCAAGGACAAGTCTGCCGTGGGCTGGGACCACGTCGAGAAGGTCGAGAAGCACGCCTCCCAGAAGGACTACGCCACCGGCTTCGGAGGCAAGTTCGGAGTGCAGTCTGATCGGGTAGACAAATCGGCCGTGGGCTGGGATCACATCGAAAAGGTGGAGAAGCACGAGTCCCAGAAGG ATTACTCCAAGGGCTTTGGCGGAAAGTTTGGAGTTCAGGAAGACCGAAAGGACAAGTCCGCAGTGGGATGGGACCACAAAGAGGCGCCGCAGAAGCACGCTAGCCAGGTGGACCACAAGGTCAAGCCTGTCATCGAAGGTGCCAAGCCTTCCAATTTGCGCGCCAAGTTCGAGAATCTGGCCAAAAACTCCGAGGAGGAGTCTCGGAAGCGGGCCGAGGAGCAGAAGCGTCTGCGTGAAGCCAAGGACAAGCGGGATCGGGAGGAAGCGGCGAAGAAGACTGTGGCCGAAAACACCCCTCGTTCCTCGACGGAAGTAACGCCTCCAAAGGGCAGCAGGGCGGCCATCCAGACAGGTCGTACCGGCGGCATTGGCAATGCCATCAGTGCATTCAACCAGATGCAATCGCCTGTTTCGGAAACTCCTCCTGCACGAAAGGAACCCATTGTCATTCCCAAGGCTCAGCCTGTTAAAGTAGAAGCAAAGGAGGAGCCAACGGCAGCTGCAACACCAGCTgtggctgctcctgctccggaAGTTGTCCCCGCTCGTGAGCCGGAGACTCCGCCAGTGGTCAAGGCTGCAGCTCCCCCACCAGATGTGGTGCCCCAGATTGAGGTGGAAACCGTGGCCACGCCGCCCAGCAGTGAGCCACAATCACCAGTGAACGTGCCGACGCCTCAACCCGAAGTGCAAGCCCAAGTCCAACCTGAGCCGCAACCTCAAGCCGATCTAGAGCCAGTAGTTGAAGAAGAACCACTTTACCAAAACCAGGCCGAGATTAAGGCTGTGTCACCCTTGCCCCCAACGAATGGTTCCGCTTCAGAGGCAGCCGCTCCGAGTAGCGGAGCAACCGTACCCGAGGAGGCAATCTACGCGAACTCAGACAATTTGGCCGACTACCTGGAGGACACCGGAATCCACGCCATTGCCCTGTACGACTACCAGGCGGCGGATGACGACGAGATATCTTTTGATCCAGATGACGTGATCACCCACATTGAGAAGATCGATGATGGGTGGTGGCGGGGATTGTGCAAGAACCGCTACGGACTCTTTCCAGCCAACTACGTGCAGGTGGTGGGACAGAACTCATAA